From a region of the Canis lupus dingo isolate Sandy chromosome 5, ASM325472v2, whole genome shotgun sequence genome:
- the VPS9D1 gene encoding VPS9 domain-containing protein 1 isoform X2 — MAAAAGDGAVKPLQCAMKLANGAIELDTGNRPREAYTEYLRSIHYISQVLLEEVETTKEGGEIVAPDTSKMLKLAEQCLERAQSTAAKLGKTHLKPAMPVAAPVPPSTSRHRRVYSDEGGKLSPFLPPEIFQKLQVVESQSSKKELTPLEEASLQNQKLKAAYEARMARLDPSQAMQKTSLTLSLQRQMMENLVIAKAREETLQRKMEERRLRLQEAANSLVSLPRRFCSQVALTPEEREQRALYAAILEYEQDHDWPKHWRAQLKKSPGDLSLVTSLVSHLLSIPDHPISQLLKKLQCAVYRALYPIVSRGAVGAASAPGCCSLPPDADGLLAPGSRRLRPSQSLYCMLSPADPSPAPRPPDGTHASPPTPPPHTGPPERGLDSSPVGPPSPLAHSFTAVQGKDSSFEDLEHFLATSEGWGRGHGRPPEPQTTGVKKEPLLEQLKSAVKDIHNAIDRLLSLTLLAFEGLSAAASKDRCLACIEEPFFSPLWPLLLALYRSVHRLREAALSRSMELYRNAPPAAIGIPSKLLPRDLEATGAGAYPYCAAAQELGLLVLESCPQKKLECIVRVLRVICACAEDYYRAQEAAPEARPQLGAAAIGADDLLPILSFVVLRSGLPQLVSECAALEEFIHEGYLIGEEGYCLTSLQSALSYVELLPRGALGK; from the exons ATGGCCGCTGCGGCCGGGGACGGCGCGGTGAAGCCGCTGCAGTGCGCCATGAAGCTGGCCAACGGGGCCATCGAACTGGACACCGGCAACCGGCCCCGG GAGGCATATACAGAATACCTGAGGAGCATCCATTATATCTCCCAGGTGCTGCTGGAAGAAGTGGAAACCACCAAAG AAGGTGGAGAAATTGTGGCTCCGGACACCTCAAAGATGCTGAAACTGGCTGAGCAGTGTCTGGAGAGGGCCCAGTCCACAGCTGCCAAGCTTG GGAAAACACACCTGAAGCCAGCTATGCCTGTGGCTGCTCCTGTCCCCCCATCTACCAGCCGACATCGCCGGGTGTACTCAGACGAAGGGGGGAAACTATCTCCGTTTCTGCCGCCTGAGATCTTCCAGAAGCTTCAGGTGGTAGAGTCACAAAGTTCTAAGAA GGAGCTGACACCTCTGGAGGAGGCTTCTCTGCAGAATCAGAAGTTGAAGGCGGCCTATGAGGCACGGATGGCCCGCCTGGACCCCAGCCAGGCCATGCAGAAGACATCCCTG ACTCTGTCCCTGCAGCGGCAGATGATGGAGAACCTCGTGATCGCCAAAGCTCGGGAGGAGACA CTGCAGAGAAAGATGGAGGAGCGCCGGCTACGGCTCCAGGAGGCAGCCAACAG CCTCGTCTCTCTCCCCAGGAGGTTCTGCAGTCAAGTTGCCCTGACCCCGGAGGAGCGGGAGCAGCGGGCCCTCTATGCTGCTATCCTCGAGTACGAGCAAGACCAT GACTGGCCCAAGCACTGGAGGGCCCAGCTCAAGAAGAGCCCAGGGGACCTGTCGCTAGTGACCAGCCTGGTCTCCCACCTACTCAG CATTCCCGACCACCCCATCTCACAGCTCTTGAAGAAGCTCCAGTGTGCGGTGTACCGGGCGCTGTACCCCATCGTGAGCAGGGGCGCTGTTGGTGCCGCCTCTGCCCCTGGCTGCTGCTCCTTGCCCCCGGACGCCGACGGGCTGCTGGCTCCTGGAAGCCGGCGGCTCCGGCCCTCACAGAGCCTCTACTGCATGCTATCCCCTGCAGATCCCAGCCCAGCCCCGCGGCCCCCAGATGGCACCCATGCCAGTCCCCCTacaccccctccccacactggCCCCCCCGAAAGAGGGCTGGACAGCAGCCCTGTGGGGCCTCCCTCACCCCTGGCGCACAGCTTCACGGCTGTACAGGGCAAAGACAGCTCCTTTGAAGACCTCGAACACTTCTTGGCTACTTCTGAGGGGTGGGGCCGGGGGCATGGGAGGCCACCTGAGCCCCAAACAACAGGGGTGAAGAAGGAGCCGCTGCTGGAGCAGCTGAAGAGTGCTGTGAAGGACATACACAACGCTATCG ACAGGCTGCTCTCGCTGACCCTCCTGGCTTTCGAAGGCCTGAGTGCGGCTGCCTCCAAGGACCGGTGCCTAGCCTGCATCGAGGAacccttcttctctcctctgtgGCCCTTGCTGCTGGCACTCTACAG GAGTGTGCACCGCCTCCGGGAGGCTGCCCTGAGCAGGAGCATGGAACTCTACAGGAATGCACCCCCAGCAGCCATAGGCATACCCTCGAAGCTTCTCCCCCGGGACCTGGAGGCCACAGGAGCTGGTGCCTACCCCTACTGTGCTGCAGCCCAAGAGCTAGGCTTGCTGGTTCTGGAGAGCTGCCCCCAGAAGAAGCTGGAGTGCATTG TGCGGGTCCTGCGGGTCATCTGCGCCTGTGCCGAGGACTACTACCGGGCCCAGGAGGCTGCACCTGAGGCCAGACCCCAGCTTGGTGCTGCAGCCAT TGGTGCCGATGATCTCCTGCCCATCTTGTCCTTCGTGGTGCTGAGAAGTGGTCTCCCCCAGTTGGTGTCAGAGTGTGCAGCCTTGGAGGAGTTCATCCATGAGGG ATACCTGATCGGAGAGGAGGGCTACTGCCTGACGTCACTACAGAGTGCCCTGAGCTACGTGGAGCTGCTGCCCCGGGGGGCTCTGGGCAAGTAG
- the VPS9D1 gene encoding VPS9 domain-containing protein 1 isoform X1: protein MCLASDFLSDVCFPGKTPRDGIVGRLRWAAPRRVSRRTGHEAGLLEPFASTGLTPGISLLWAQEAYTEYLRSIHYISQVLLEEVETTKEGGEIVAPDTSKMLKLAEQCLERAQSTAAKLGKTHLKPAMPVAAPVPPSTSRHRRVYSDEGGKLSPFLPPEIFQKLQVVESQSSKKELTPLEEASLQNQKLKAAYEARMARLDPSQAMQKTSLTLSLQRQMMENLVIAKAREETLQRKMEERRLRLQEAANRRFCSQVALTPEEREQRALYAAILEYEQDHDWPKHWRAQLKKSPGDLSLVTSLVSHLLSIPDHPISQLLKKLQCAVYRALYPIVSRGAVGAASAPGCCSLPPDADGLLAPGSRRLRPSQSLYCMLSPADPSPAPRPPDGTHASPPTPPPHTGPPERGLDSSPVGPPSPLAHSFTAVQGKDSSFEDLEHFLATSEGWGRGHGRPPEPQTTGVKKEPLLEQLKSAVKDIHNAIDRLLSLTLLAFEGLSAAASKDRCLACIEEPFFSPLWPLLLALYRSVHRLREAALSRSMELYRNAPPAAIGIPSKLLPRDLEATGAGAYPYCAAAQELGLLVLESCPQKKLECIVRVLRVICACAEDYYRAQEAAPEARPQLGAAAIGADDLLPILSFVVLRSGLPQLVSECAALEEFIHEGYLIGEEGYCLTSLQSALSYVELLPRGALGK, encoded by the exons ATGTGTTTGGCAAGCGATTTCCTGAGCGATGTGTGCTTTCCCGGGAAGACCCCAAGGGACGGCATCGTGGGGAGGCTACGCTGGGCTGCTCCGCGACGCGTCTCCCGCAGAACCG GGCATGAGGCAGGTCTGTTGGAACCGTTTGCCAGTACTGGCCTGACCCCTGGcatttctcttctctgggccCAGGAGGCATATACAGAATACCTGAGGAGCATCCATTATATCTCCCAGGTGCTGCTGGAAGAAGTGGAAACCACCAAAG AAGGTGGAGAAATTGTGGCTCCGGACACCTCAAAGATGCTGAAACTGGCTGAGCAGTGTCTGGAGAGGGCCCAGTCCACAGCTGCCAAGCTTG GGAAAACACACCTGAAGCCAGCTATGCCTGTGGCTGCTCCTGTCCCCCCATCTACCAGCCGACATCGCCGGGTGTACTCAGACGAAGGGGGGAAACTATCTCCGTTTCTGCCGCCTGAGATCTTCCAGAAGCTTCAGGTGGTAGAGTCACAAAGTTCTAAGAA GGAGCTGACACCTCTGGAGGAGGCTTCTCTGCAGAATCAGAAGTTGAAGGCGGCCTATGAGGCACGGATGGCCCGCCTGGACCCCAGCCAGGCCATGCAGAAGACATCCCTG ACTCTGTCCCTGCAGCGGCAGATGATGGAGAACCTCGTGATCGCCAAAGCTCGGGAGGAGACA CTGCAGAGAAAGATGGAGGAGCGCCGGCTACGGCTCCAGGAGGCAGCCAACAG GAGGTTCTGCAGTCAAGTTGCCCTGACCCCGGAGGAGCGGGAGCAGCGGGCCCTCTATGCTGCTATCCTCGAGTACGAGCAAGACCAT GACTGGCCCAAGCACTGGAGGGCCCAGCTCAAGAAGAGCCCAGGGGACCTGTCGCTAGTGACCAGCCTGGTCTCCCACCTACTCAG CATTCCCGACCACCCCATCTCACAGCTCTTGAAGAAGCTCCAGTGTGCGGTGTACCGGGCGCTGTACCCCATCGTGAGCAGGGGCGCTGTTGGTGCCGCCTCTGCCCCTGGCTGCTGCTCCTTGCCCCCGGACGCCGACGGGCTGCTGGCTCCTGGAAGCCGGCGGCTCCGGCCCTCACAGAGCCTCTACTGCATGCTATCCCCTGCAGATCCCAGCCCAGCCCCGCGGCCCCCAGATGGCACCCATGCCAGTCCCCCTacaccccctccccacactggCCCCCCCGAAAGAGGGCTGGACAGCAGCCCTGTGGGGCCTCCCTCACCCCTGGCGCACAGCTTCACGGCTGTACAGGGCAAAGACAGCTCCTTTGAAGACCTCGAACACTTCTTGGCTACTTCTGAGGGGTGGGGCCGGGGGCATGGGAGGCCACCTGAGCCCCAAACAACAGGGGTGAAGAAGGAGCCGCTGCTGGAGCAGCTGAAGAGTGCTGTGAAGGACATACACAACGCTATCG ACAGGCTGCTCTCGCTGACCCTCCTGGCTTTCGAAGGCCTGAGTGCGGCTGCCTCCAAGGACCGGTGCCTAGCCTGCATCGAGGAacccttcttctctcctctgtgGCCCTTGCTGCTGGCACTCTACAG GAGTGTGCACCGCCTCCGGGAGGCTGCCCTGAGCAGGAGCATGGAACTCTACAGGAATGCACCCCCAGCAGCCATAGGCATACCCTCGAAGCTTCTCCCCCGGGACCTGGAGGCCACAGGAGCTGGTGCCTACCCCTACTGTGCTGCAGCCCAAGAGCTAGGCTTGCTGGTTCTGGAGAGCTGCCCCCAGAAGAAGCTGGAGTGCATTG TGCGGGTCCTGCGGGTCATCTGCGCCTGTGCCGAGGACTACTACCGGGCCCAGGAGGCTGCACCTGAGGCCAGACCCCAGCTTGGTGCTGCAGCCAT TGGTGCCGATGATCTCCTGCCCATCTTGTCCTTCGTGGTGCTGAGAAGTGGTCTCCCCCAGTTGGTGTCAGAGTGTGCAGCCTTGGAGGAGTTCATCCATGAGGG ATACCTGATCGGAGAGGAGGGCTACTGCCTGACGTCACTACAGAGTGCCCTGAGCTACGTGGAGCTGCTGCCCCGGGGGGCTCTGGGCAAGTAG
- the VPS9D1 gene encoding VPS9 domain-containing protein 1 isoform X4: MAAAAGDGAVKPLQCAMKLANGAIELDTGNRPREAYTEYLRSIHYISQVLLEEVETTKEGGEIVAPDTSKMLKLAEQCLERAQSTAAKLGKTHLKPAMPVAAPVPPSTSRHRRVYSDEGGKLSPFLPPEIFQKLQVVESQSSKKELTPLEEASLQNQKLKAAYEARMARLDPSQAMQKTSLTLSLQRQMMENLVIAKAREETLQRKMEERRLRLQEAANRRFCSQVALTPEEREQRALYAAILEYEQDHDWPKHWRAQLKKSPGDLSLVTSLVSHLLSIPDHPISQLLKKLQCAVYRALYPIVSRGAVGAASAPGCCSLPPDADGLLAPGSRRLRPSQSLYCMLSPADPSPAPRPPDGTHASPPTPPPHTGPPERGLDSSPVGPPSPLAHSFTAVQGKDSSFEDLEHFLATSEGWGRGHGRPPEPQTTGVKKEPLLEQLKSAVKDIHNAIDRLLSLTLLAFEGLSAAASKDRCLACIEEPFFSPLWPLLLALYRSVHRLREAALSRSMELYRNAPPAAIGIPSKLLPRDLEATGAGAYPYCAAAQELGLLVLESCPQKKLECIVRVLRVICACAEDYYRAQEAAPEARPQLGAAAIGADDLLPILSFVVLRSGLPQLVSECAALEEFIHEGYLIGEEGYCLTSLQSALSYVELLPRGALGK, translated from the exons ATGGCCGCTGCGGCCGGGGACGGCGCGGTGAAGCCGCTGCAGTGCGCCATGAAGCTGGCCAACGGGGCCATCGAACTGGACACCGGCAACCGGCCCCGG GAGGCATATACAGAATACCTGAGGAGCATCCATTATATCTCCCAGGTGCTGCTGGAAGAAGTGGAAACCACCAAAG AAGGTGGAGAAATTGTGGCTCCGGACACCTCAAAGATGCTGAAACTGGCTGAGCAGTGTCTGGAGAGGGCCCAGTCCACAGCTGCCAAGCTTG GGAAAACACACCTGAAGCCAGCTATGCCTGTGGCTGCTCCTGTCCCCCCATCTACCAGCCGACATCGCCGGGTGTACTCAGACGAAGGGGGGAAACTATCTCCGTTTCTGCCGCCTGAGATCTTCCAGAAGCTTCAGGTGGTAGAGTCACAAAGTTCTAAGAA GGAGCTGACACCTCTGGAGGAGGCTTCTCTGCAGAATCAGAAGTTGAAGGCGGCCTATGAGGCACGGATGGCCCGCCTGGACCCCAGCCAGGCCATGCAGAAGACATCCCTG ACTCTGTCCCTGCAGCGGCAGATGATGGAGAACCTCGTGATCGCCAAAGCTCGGGAGGAGACA CTGCAGAGAAAGATGGAGGAGCGCCGGCTACGGCTCCAGGAGGCAGCCAACAG GAGGTTCTGCAGTCAAGTTGCCCTGACCCCGGAGGAGCGGGAGCAGCGGGCCCTCTATGCTGCTATCCTCGAGTACGAGCAAGACCAT GACTGGCCCAAGCACTGGAGGGCCCAGCTCAAGAAGAGCCCAGGGGACCTGTCGCTAGTGACCAGCCTGGTCTCCCACCTACTCAG CATTCCCGACCACCCCATCTCACAGCTCTTGAAGAAGCTCCAGTGTGCGGTGTACCGGGCGCTGTACCCCATCGTGAGCAGGGGCGCTGTTGGTGCCGCCTCTGCCCCTGGCTGCTGCTCCTTGCCCCCGGACGCCGACGGGCTGCTGGCTCCTGGAAGCCGGCGGCTCCGGCCCTCACAGAGCCTCTACTGCATGCTATCCCCTGCAGATCCCAGCCCAGCCCCGCGGCCCCCAGATGGCACCCATGCCAGTCCCCCTacaccccctccccacactggCCCCCCCGAAAGAGGGCTGGACAGCAGCCCTGTGGGGCCTCCCTCACCCCTGGCGCACAGCTTCACGGCTGTACAGGGCAAAGACAGCTCCTTTGAAGACCTCGAACACTTCTTGGCTACTTCTGAGGGGTGGGGCCGGGGGCATGGGAGGCCACCTGAGCCCCAAACAACAGGGGTGAAGAAGGAGCCGCTGCTGGAGCAGCTGAAGAGTGCTGTGAAGGACATACACAACGCTATCG ACAGGCTGCTCTCGCTGACCCTCCTGGCTTTCGAAGGCCTGAGTGCGGCTGCCTCCAAGGACCGGTGCCTAGCCTGCATCGAGGAacccttcttctctcctctgtgGCCCTTGCTGCTGGCACTCTACAG GAGTGTGCACCGCCTCCGGGAGGCTGCCCTGAGCAGGAGCATGGAACTCTACAGGAATGCACCCCCAGCAGCCATAGGCATACCCTCGAAGCTTCTCCCCCGGGACCTGGAGGCCACAGGAGCTGGTGCCTACCCCTACTGTGCTGCAGCCCAAGAGCTAGGCTTGCTGGTTCTGGAGAGCTGCCCCCAGAAGAAGCTGGAGTGCATTG TGCGGGTCCTGCGGGTCATCTGCGCCTGTGCCGAGGACTACTACCGGGCCCAGGAGGCTGCACCTGAGGCCAGACCCCAGCTTGGTGCTGCAGCCAT TGGTGCCGATGATCTCCTGCCCATCTTGTCCTTCGTGGTGCTGAGAAGTGGTCTCCCCCAGTTGGTGTCAGAGTGTGCAGCCTTGGAGGAGTTCATCCATGAGGG ATACCTGATCGGAGAGGAGGGCTACTGCCTGACGTCACTACAGAGTGCCCTGAGCTACGTGGAGCTGCTGCCCCGGGGGGCTCTGGGCAAGTAG
- the VPS9D1 gene encoding VPS9 domain-containing protein 1 isoform X3 has translation MCAFPGRPQGTASWGGYAGLLRDASPAEPEAYTEYLRSIHYISQVLLEEVETTKEGGEIVAPDTSKMLKLAEQCLERAQSTAAKLGKTHLKPAMPVAAPVPPSTSRHRRVYSDEGGKLSPFLPPEIFQKLQVVESQSSKKELTPLEEASLQNQKLKAAYEARMARLDPSQAMQKTSLTLSLQRQMMENLVIAKAREETLQRKMEERRLRLQEAANSLVSLPRRFCSQVALTPEEREQRALYAAILEYEQDHDWPKHWRAQLKKSPGDLSLVTSLVSHLLSIPDHPISQLLKKLQCAVYRALYPIVSRGAVGAASAPGCCSLPPDADGLLAPGSRRLRPSQSLYCMLSPADPSPAPRPPDGTHASPPTPPPHTGPPERGLDSSPVGPPSPLAHSFTAVQGKDSSFEDLEHFLATSEGWGRGHGRPPEPQTTGVKKEPLLEQLKSAVKDIHNAIDRLLSLTLLAFEGLSAAASKDRCLACIEEPFFSPLWPLLLALYRSVHRLREAALSRSMELYRNAPPAAIGIPSKLLPRDLEATGAGAYPYCAAAQELGLLVLESCPQKKLECIVRVLRVICACAEDYYRAQEAAPEARPQLGAAAIGADDLLPILSFVVLRSGLPQLVSECAALEEFIHEGYLIGEEGYCLTSLQSALSYVELLPRGALGK, from the exons ATGTGTGCTTTCCCGGGAAGACCCCAAGGGACGGCATCGTGGGGAGGCTACGCTGGGCTGCTCCGCGACGCGTCTCCCGCAGAACCG GAGGCATATACAGAATACCTGAGGAGCATCCATTATATCTCCCAGGTGCTGCTGGAAGAAGTGGAAACCACCAAAG AAGGTGGAGAAATTGTGGCTCCGGACACCTCAAAGATGCTGAAACTGGCTGAGCAGTGTCTGGAGAGGGCCCAGTCCACAGCTGCCAAGCTTG GGAAAACACACCTGAAGCCAGCTATGCCTGTGGCTGCTCCTGTCCCCCCATCTACCAGCCGACATCGCCGGGTGTACTCAGACGAAGGGGGGAAACTATCTCCGTTTCTGCCGCCTGAGATCTTCCAGAAGCTTCAGGTGGTAGAGTCACAAAGTTCTAAGAA GGAGCTGACACCTCTGGAGGAGGCTTCTCTGCAGAATCAGAAGTTGAAGGCGGCCTATGAGGCACGGATGGCCCGCCTGGACCCCAGCCAGGCCATGCAGAAGACATCCCTG ACTCTGTCCCTGCAGCGGCAGATGATGGAGAACCTCGTGATCGCCAAAGCTCGGGAGGAGACA CTGCAGAGAAAGATGGAGGAGCGCCGGCTACGGCTCCAGGAGGCAGCCAACAG CCTCGTCTCTCTCCCCAGGAGGTTCTGCAGTCAAGTTGCCCTGACCCCGGAGGAGCGGGAGCAGCGGGCCCTCTATGCTGCTATCCTCGAGTACGAGCAAGACCAT GACTGGCCCAAGCACTGGAGGGCCCAGCTCAAGAAGAGCCCAGGGGACCTGTCGCTAGTGACCAGCCTGGTCTCCCACCTACTCAG CATTCCCGACCACCCCATCTCACAGCTCTTGAAGAAGCTCCAGTGTGCGGTGTACCGGGCGCTGTACCCCATCGTGAGCAGGGGCGCTGTTGGTGCCGCCTCTGCCCCTGGCTGCTGCTCCTTGCCCCCGGACGCCGACGGGCTGCTGGCTCCTGGAAGCCGGCGGCTCCGGCCCTCACAGAGCCTCTACTGCATGCTATCCCCTGCAGATCCCAGCCCAGCCCCGCGGCCCCCAGATGGCACCCATGCCAGTCCCCCTacaccccctccccacactggCCCCCCCGAAAGAGGGCTGGACAGCAGCCCTGTGGGGCCTCCCTCACCCCTGGCGCACAGCTTCACGGCTGTACAGGGCAAAGACAGCTCCTTTGAAGACCTCGAACACTTCTTGGCTACTTCTGAGGGGTGGGGCCGGGGGCATGGGAGGCCACCTGAGCCCCAAACAACAGGGGTGAAGAAGGAGCCGCTGCTGGAGCAGCTGAAGAGTGCTGTGAAGGACATACACAACGCTATCG ACAGGCTGCTCTCGCTGACCCTCCTGGCTTTCGAAGGCCTGAGTGCGGCTGCCTCCAAGGACCGGTGCCTAGCCTGCATCGAGGAacccttcttctctcctctgtgGCCCTTGCTGCTGGCACTCTACAG GAGTGTGCACCGCCTCCGGGAGGCTGCCCTGAGCAGGAGCATGGAACTCTACAGGAATGCACCCCCAGCAGCCATAGGCATACCCTCGAAGCTTCTCCCCCGGGACCTGGAGGCCACAGGAGCTGGTGCCTACCCCTACTGTGCTGCAGCCCAAGAGCTAGGCTTGCTGGTTCTGGAGAGCTGCCCCCAGAAGAAGCTGGAGTGCATTG TGCGGGTCCTGCGGGTCATCTGCGCCTGTGCCGAGGACTACTACCGGGCCCAGGAGGCTGCACCTGAGGCCAGACCCCAGCTTGGTGCTGCAGCCAT TGGTGCCGATGATCTCCTGCCCATCTTGTCCTTCGTGGTGCTGAGAAGTGGTCTCCCCCAGTTGGTGTCAGAGTGTGCAGCCTTGGAGGAGTTCATCCATGAGGG ATACCTGATCGGAGAGGAGGGCTACTGCCTGACGTCACTACAGAGTGCCCTGAGCTACGTGGAGCTGCTGCCCCGGGGGGCTCTGGGCAAGTAG